TTTTCCTGACCGCCTAACCAACGCCCAATTGGATGGAGGAATCGCTTTTGGGATACCGTCATCAGGTCTTGCCCTGTTTGGATTGATAGACACGACTACCAACAACACCTCAATGGTTCGCTCTTTTGTGTTGGCACACGAGGTGGGGCATTGTTTGGGGCTTTATCACACCCATGCGGGCACGGGAGAAACGCTTGGGGGAGCGGGATTCTGCAACGTGTCTTCAGAATGTGCCGACGGCTCCAATTGCGGAAGCGCGGGCGACTATGTGTGCGACACCCCGGCCGACCCCAAACTTCAGACTTCCACACACCCCAACGTTGCCCCCCCTACCTGTCAGTGGACCCTGAGCGGCACCGACAACTGCAACGGAACACCCTAAAACCCCGATGAGCTGAACATCATGTCATACAGCGACTTGAGATGCTATCAGTACTTCACGCACCTGCAAGCGCAGCGCATGAAGCGCCACCTGCGAGACAGCCCCACCCTAACTGGCGTGACCATCACGGGTACGCAAATCAGCTCCGACACCACTTGGAACACAGCCAACATCCCGATTGACGACATACTGGTCGTGAAATCGGGCAGCGCCCTGACCATCGGCGGCAACACGACCGTCAAGTTCAGCCAACAGGGACGGCTCATCATAGAGCCGGGTGCCCGGCTCTATCTGCACGGCAAACTCACCAACAACGATTGCGCCGACACATGGAAGGGGGTGGAAGTGTGGGGCAAAGCCTCCGAAACCCAGCAAACTTCGGGCGGCATCTACCAGCAAGGCTGGCTGCTGAGCTACTCCGGCGCGAGCATCGAAAACGCCGACATTGGCCTACAACTCTGGGGCCCCGACGCGGCCCAGGGCGCGGGGGGCGGTGTACGGGGCGTGCGCTTCATCGGGTGCCGCTACGTCAGCGAATACGACCCGCCTTCCCCGACAGACATAGCCGACTACGGATACGGCATTTTCGCGCACGATGCGGGCTTCGAGGTGCTGCCGCGCTGCGTCTCTTCCACACTGCCCTGCGAGACGTACGCCCGCTCGGAGTTCAGGGGGCTGGGCTACGGCATCTGGCTGGGCAGCGAGAAGTTTGCCCACATCGCCCACACCGTCAGACAAGCCGATTTTCACGACTGTCAAATCGGCCTCTCCAATTCCGGTGTATCGGGCGACCTGATGGTGCTCAACAACTTTTACCTCGGCAGGCCAGCCGGCAGCAGCTTTCCCACGCGGTTTGGCGTGGCGCTGGGCAATAACCTCAACGGCTTCACCCTTGAGGAAAACATCTTCACCAACGCCGACCCGGAGTCCGGCTCGGCGGTCGGCATCTGGGCCGCGGCGCTCGGCGGATTCAACAACGTCATCCGACGCAACACCTTCATCGGACTGACCGCCTCCAACTTCGCCTTCCTGCAAAACGCAGAAGCGACGATACCGCCCCGCGGCCTCTACTACGACTGCAACACCAACCAAAACAGCGAGCGCTATGACTTTTTGGTGCTCGGCAGCATCAAAAGCGAGCAGGGGCTGGAGAGTGGCATACCTCCAAACGTGACCTATGGCCCTTCAGGCAACAAATTTGCTTACACAGGCAGCCCAGATGACCGGGATTTTTCTAACACGGGTTCGAGTGTGAACTATTACTATTACCAATCTGGGACAGATGAAGAGCCGGAGGATTACTCAGGTATCATACCGACTGAAAGACAGTTCGCAAACCCCTGCGAAAGCAATTACTGCGCTCCAACTTGCGAAACCCCGACGGAGCAGACCCAGCGCAAACAGCAGTACCATGTGGCAAAAAGCGCTTTCCTCAGTGCTTTGGCAGATTACCAGACGGCCGTGCAAGCAGAAAACCCCGAACTGGCAGCAGCAAAAAGCAAACTGGCGGGCTACCACCGCAAGCAGATGGACGTTCATGCTTACAGCATCGTGTCGCACCTGCTGTACGACACCACCACATTCCAC
This genomic interval from Saprospiraceae bacterium contains the following:
- a CDS encoding T9SS type A sorting domain-containing protein, with translation MSYSDLRCYQYFTHLQAQRMKRHLRDSPTLTGVTITGTQISSDTTWNTANIPIDDILVVKSGSALTIGGNTTVKFSQQGRLIIEPGARLYLHGKLTNNDCADTWKGVEVWGKASETQQTSGGIYQQGWLLSYSGASIENADIGLQLWGPDAAQGAGGGVRGVRFIGCRYVSEYDPPSPTDIADYGYGIFAHDAGFEVLPRCVSSTLPCETYARSEFRGLGYGIWLGSEKFAHIAHTVRQADFHDCQIGLSNSGVSGDLMVLNNFYLGRPAGSSFPTRFGVALGNNLNGFTLEENIFTNADPESGSAVGIWAAALGGFNNVIRRNTFIGLTASNFAFLQNAEATIPPRGLYYDCNTNQNSERYDFLVLGSIKSEQGLESGIPPNVTYGPSGNKFAYTGSPDDRDFSNTGSSVNYYYYQSGTDEEPEDYSGIIPTERQFANPCESNYCAPTCETPTEQTQRKQQYHVAKSAFLSALADYQTAVQAENPELAAAKSKLAGYHRKQMDVHAYSIVSHLLYDTTTFHRDTFRLWLGNLDTYGTRISLAGDYWAAGDTTSANTVLNGVSTAYTLTEAQAADFQRVKYLFGNLYGKNIYNLSQNIIDELEVFAADSAGYATGMSQTILRLYGRDYPPIAYLPGEERGQNQGGKKTNSAAPPKESLRVYPNPANEEVMFDLQSFKGEEDVQILVSNTSGQVVWSYAGTTDTASPVKWRTADLKSGMFFFRVAVGDFVGTGRILLHK